The following are encoded in a window of Drosophila simulans strain w501 chromosome 3L, Prin_Dsim_3.1, whole genome shotgun sequence genomic DNA:
- the LOC6738323 gene encoding roquin-1 isoform X1, with product MPIQAPSWTDFLNCPICCNEFAASQRCPVSLGCGHTICKLCLTTLYNRQCPFDQTVIVSDIDNLPINHALLQLVKDSELLELGPPPPSVQKLEPEHLKCYQLGQRCIEELALHLKSFLNLNGNGNLLTRPMLRKLVTLVNCQLMEEEGRVRALRAARSLGERTVTELILQHQNPQQLSSNLWAAVRTRGCQFLGPAMQEEVLKLVLLALEEGSALSRKVLVMFVVQRLEPKFPQASKTSIGHVVQLLYRASCFKVSKREADSSLMQLKEEFRTYDALRREHDAQIVQIATEAGLRIAPEQWSSLLYGDVLHKSHMQSIIDKLQTPSSFAQSVQELVIALQRTSDPAKLSSLHHHLKYLANIDPCAEVAPWSDLAEALDAVRHSVVGLVNFLQHHGVRKAQDGISGGGSGGTANSNPKYKISLCRDLNVRRVCPRGSSCTFAHSQEEVERYRARNRGKHMKTPLALQGPPAVGVGAIKKPLGEQEGPPLGNMPPMLPMSPMHYMGSPRGYLDPSLGLSPGGGLPPQQPPLLHPSHHSPITRLIVPNRYDSRFSGFGVGTPRNPSPREYQANPIAPTQRNANPPNFSVNSNVHKGYMLPGSGGDVFHLGNPWEQAYLAQQQQQQHPPQHPQQQQPPSSKPNPSRPLSILAATADTSFYEKKPPNSVSIDLDRVPEVDVDAVPLFRRSNNNHNNNNSNSHNNNNNNHGSSLLFWNNTGKESANFVRSDSILDDDASTFDVPTGSSMLSIYGPICPKSSTTGNWNNFDLGYGGFKSDRNDSFNANKQQQPVWGRKPQLMSEDSFEGGIDSGMMLQLEKNLVDIVDPDDSGIKLD from the exons ATGCCGATTCAGGCTCCCTCATGGACAGATTTTCTGAACTGTCCCATCTGCTGCAATGAATTCGCGGCCAGCCAGCGATGTCCGGTCAGTCTGGGCTGCGGGCACACCATCTGCAAGCTATGCCTGACGACCCTCTACAACCGGCAGTGTCCCTTCGATCAG ACCGTGATTGTCAGCGATATCGACAATTTGCCCATTAACCATGCCTTGCTCCAGTTGGTCAAAGACTCGGAGCTCCTCGAGCTGGGACCACCACCGCCCAGTGTGCAGAAGCTGGAGCCGGAGCACCTTAAGTGCTACCAACTGGGTCAGCGGTGCATCGAGGAGCTGGCTTTGCACTTGAAGTCCTTCCTCAACCTGAACGGAAATGGCAATCTTCTAACTCGACCCATGCTACGAAAACTGGTTACCCTGGTCAACTGCCAGCTGATGGAGGAGGAGGGACGGGTGAGAGCGCTCCGAGCAGCCAGATCCCTAGGCGAACGCACAGTCACCGAGCTGATCCTGCAGCATCAAAATCCCCAGCAGTTGAGCTCAAATCTGTGGGCTGCAGTGCGAACAAGAGGATGCCAGTTCCTTGGACCAGCCATGCAGGAGGAGGTGCTCAAACTGGTGCTGCTGGCCTTGGAGGAGGGATCAGCGCTATCGCGCAAAGTGCTGGTCATGTTCGTCGTGCAGCGACTGGAGCCGAAGTTTCCCCAGGCCTCCAAGACGAGTATCGGACATGTGGTACAGCTGCTCTACCGCGCCAGCTGCTTCAAGGTGTCGAAGCGGGAGGCGGACTCGTCGTTGATGCAGCTCAAAGAGGAATTCCGTACGTATGACGCCTTGCGCCGCGAGCACGATGCCCAAATCGTTCAGATAGCTACCGAGGCAGGTCTGCGTATAGCACCGGAACAGTGGTCTTCCCTATTGTATGGCGACGTGTTGCATAAGAGCCACATGCAGAGCATCATCGATAAGCTGCAGACGCCAAGCTCCTTTGCTCAATCAGTCCAGGAATTGGTCATCGCCTTGCAGCGGACCAGTGATCCTGCGAAGCTATCCAGTTTGCACCATCATCTGAAGTACCTGGCCAACATTGATCCCTGTGCGGAGGTTGCCCCGTGGTCGGATTTGGCTGAGGCCCTGGATGCAGTGCGCCATTCGGTCGTTGGACTGGTGAACTTTCTTCAGCACCATGGAGTGCGCAAGGCGCAGGACGGCATCAGTGGCGGTGGCAGTGGTGGGACGGCCAATAGCAATCCCAAGTACAAGATCAGCTTATGCAGGGACTTGAATGTGCGGCGGGTGTGTCCCCGAGGTTCTAGCTGTACCTTTGCCCATTCCCAGGAGGAGGTAGAACGCTATCGTGCACGGAATCGAGGAAAACACATGAAGACACCGTTGGCGCTGCAGGGACCCCCAGCGGTAGGCGTAGGAGCCATAAAGAAACCCCTAGGCGAGCAAGAGGGACCGCCTCTAGGTAACATGCCACCCATGTTACCTATGTCGCCTATGCATTATATGGGCTCTCCTAGGGGATATCTGGATCCCAGCTTGGGACTTTCGCCAGGTGGTGGTCTCCCACCGCAGCAGCCGCCCCTGCTTCATCCGTCGCATCACAGTCCCATTACCCGGCTCATAGTGCCCAACCGCTACGATTCTCGTTTCAGCGGCTTTGGCGTTGGCACGCCCAGGAATCCTTCGCCTAGAGAATACCAAGCCAACCCGATAGCGCCAACGCAACGCAATGCCAACCCACCGAACTTTAGTGTGAACAGCAACGTGCACAAGGGCTACATGTTGCCCGGCAGCGGTGGAGATGTCTTCCATTTGGGCAACCCGTGGGAGCAAGCATACCtggcacagcagcaacagcagcagcatcctcCACAGCAtccccaacagcagcagccaccgtCCAGCAAGCCGAACCCCAGCCGACCGTTGTCGATTTTAGCCGCAACAGCTGATACCTCATTTTATGAAAAGAAACCGCCGAATAGTGTTAGCATAGATCTGGACAGGGTCCCGGAGGTCGATGTGGATGCAGTGCCTCTGTTCCGGCGATCCAataacaaccacaacaacaacaatagcaactcccacaataacaacaacaacaatcatgGCTCATCACTGCTGTTCTGGAACAATACGGGTAAAGAGTCAGCGAACTTTGTACGATCAGACTCCATATTGGATGACGATGCGTCCACATTCGATGTGCCCACTGGCTCCTCCATGCTGAGTATCTACGGCCCGATTTGCCCCAAGAGCAGCACGACCGGCAACTGGAACAACTTTGATCTGGGATATGGCGGCTTTAAGAGCGACAGAAACGATAGCTTCAATGCCAATAAG cagcaacaaccggTGTGGGGCAGGAAACCGCAACTGATGTCGGAGGATAGTTTCGAGGGCGGCATCGATAGTGGAATGAtgctgcagctggagaagaaCCTGGTGGACATCGTCGATCCCGATGACAGTGGGATCAAGTTGGACTAG
- the LOC6738323 gene encoding roquin-1 isoform X2, with protein MPIQAPSWTDFLNCPICCNEFAASQRCPVSLGCGHTICKLCLTTLYNRQCPFDQTVIVSDIDNLPINHALLQLVKDSELLELGPPPPSVQKLEPEHLKCYQLGQRCIEELALHLKSFLNLNGNGNLLTRPMLRKLVTLVNCQLMEEEGRVRALRAARSLGERTVTELILQHQNPQQLSSNLWAAVRTRGCQFLGPAMQEEVLKLVLLALEEGSALSRKVLVMFVVQRLEPKFPQASKTSIGHVVQLLYRASCFKVSKREADSSLMQLKEEFRTYDALRREHDAQIVQIATEAGLRIAPEQWSSLLYGDVLHKSHMQSIIDKLQTPSSFAQSVQELVIALQRTSDPAKLSSLHHHLKYLANIDPCAEVAPWSDLAEALDAVRHSVVGLVNFLQHHGVRKAQDGISGGGSGGTANSNPKYKISLCRDLNVRRVCPRGSSCTFAHSQEEVERYRARNRGKHMKTPLALQGPPAVGVGAIKKPLGEQEGPPLGNMPPMLPMSPMHYMGSPRGYLDPSLGLSPGGGLPPQQPPLLHPSHHSPITRLIVPNRYDSRFSGFGVGTPRNPSPREYQANPIAPTQRNANPPNFSVNSNVHKGYMLPGSGGDVFHLGNPWEQAYLAQQQQQQHPPQHPQQQQPPSSKPNPSRPLSILAATADTSFYEKKPPNSVSIDLDRVPEVDVDAVPLFRRSNNNHNNNNSNSHNNNNNNHGSSLLFWNNTGKESANFVRSDSILDDDASTFDVPTGSSMLSIYGPICPKSSTTGNWNNFDLGYGGFKSDRNDSFNANKQQPVWGRKPQLMSEDSFEGGIDSGMMLQLEKNLVDIVDPDDSGIKLD; from the exons ATGCCGATTCAGGCTCCCTCATGGACAGATTTTCTGAACTGTCCCATCTGCTGCAATGAATTCGCGGCCAGCCAGCGATGTCCGGTCAGTCTGGGCTGCGGGCACACCATCTGCAAGCTATGCCTGACGACCCTCTACAACCGGCAGTGTCCCTTCGATCAG ACCGTGATTGTCAGCGATATCGACAATTTGCCCATTAACCATGCCTTGCTCCAGTTGGTCAAAGACTCGGAGCTCCTCGAGCTGGGACCACCACCGCCCAGTGTGCAGAAGCTGGAGCCGGAGCACCTTAAGTGCTACCAACTGGGTCAGCGGTGCATCGAGGAGCTGGCTTTGCACTTGAAGTCCTTCCTCAACCTGAACGGAAATGGCAATCTTCTAACTCGACCCATGCTACGAAAACTGGTTACCCTGGTCAACTGCCAGCTGATGGAGGAGGAGGGACGGGTGAGAGCGCTCCGAGCAGCCAGATCCCTAGGCGAACGCACAGTCACCGAGCTGATCCTGCAGCATCAAAATCCCCAGCAGTTGAGCTCAAATCTGTGGGCTGCAGTGCGAACAAGAGGATGCCAGTTCCTTGGACCAGCCATGCAGGAGGAGGTGCTCAAACTGGTGCTGCTGGCCTTGGAGGAGGGATCAGCGCTATCGCGCAAAGTGCTGGTCATGTTCGTCGTGCAGCGACTGGAGCCGAAGTTTCCCCAGGCCTCCAAGACGAGTATCGGACATGTGGTACAGCTGCTCTACCGCGCCAGCTGCTTCAAGGTGTCGAAGCGGGAGGCGGACTCGTCGTTGATGCAGCTCAAAGAGGAATTCCGTACGTATGACGCCTTGCGCCGCGAGCACGATGCCCAAATCGTTCAGATAGCTACCGAGGCAGGTCTGCGTATAGCACCGGAACAGTGGTCTTCCCTATTGTATGGCGACGTGTTGCATAAGAGCCACATGCAGAGCATCATCGATAAGCTGCAGACGCCAAGCTCCTTTGCTCAATCAGTCCAGGAATTGGTCATCGCCTTGCAGCGGACCAGTGATCCTGCGAAGCTATCCAGTTTGCACCATCATCTGAAGTACCTGGCCAACATTGATCCCTGTGCGGAGGTTGCCCCGTGGTCGGATTTGGCTGAGGCCCTGGATGCAGTGCGCCATTCGGTCGTTGGACTGGTGAACTTTCTTCAGCACCATGGAGTGCGCAAGGCGCAGGACGGCATCAGTGGCGGTGGCAGTGGTGGGACGGCCAATAGCAATCCCAAGTACAAGATCAGCTTATGCAGGGACTTGAATGTGCGGCGGGTGTGTCCCCGAGGTTCTAGCTGTACCTTTGCCCATTCCCAGGAGGAGGTAGAACGCTATCGTGCACGGAATCGAGGAAAACACATGAAGACACCGTTGGCGCTGCAGGGACCCCCAGCGGTAGGCGTAGGAGCCATAAAGAAACCCCTAGGCGAGCAAGAGGGACCGCCTCTAGGTAACATGCCACCCATGTTACCTATGTCGCCTATGCATTATATGGGCTCTCCTAGGGGATATCTGGATCCCAGCTTGGGACTTTCGCCAGGTGGTGGTCTCCCACCGCAGCAGCCGCCCCTGCTTCATCCGTCGCATCACAGTCCCATTACCCGGCTCATAGTGCCCAACCGCTACGATTCTCGTTTCAGCGGCTTTGGCGTTGGCACGCCCAGGAATCCTTCGCCTAGAGAATACCAAGCCAACCCGATAGCGCCAACGCAACGCAATGCCAACCCACCGAACTTTAGTGTGAACAGCAACGTGCACAAGGGCTACATGTTGCCCGGCAGCGGTGGAGATGTCTTCCATTTGGGCAACCCGTGGGAGCAAGCATACCtggcacagcagcaacagcagcagcatcctcCACAGCAtccccaacagcagcagccaccgtCCAGCAAGCCGAACCCCAGCCGACCGTTGTCGATTTTAGCCGCAACAGCTGATACCTCATTTTATGAAAAGAAACCGCCGAATAGTGTTAGCATAGATCTGGACAGGGTCCCGGAGGTCGATGTGGATGCAGTGCCTCTGTTCCGGCGATCCAataacaaccacaacaacaacaatagcaactcccacaataacaacaacaacaatcatgGCTCATCACTGCTGTTCTGGAACAATACGGGTAAAGAGTCAGCGAACTTTGTACGATCAGACTCCATATTGGATGACGATGCGTCCACATTCGATGTGCCCACTGGCTCCTCCATGCTGAGTATCTACGGCCCGATTTGCCCCAAGAGCAGCACGACCGGCAACTGGAACAACTTTGATCTGGGATATGGCGGCTTTAAGAGCGACAGAAACGATAGCTTCAATGCCAATAAG caacaaccggTGTGGGGCAGGAAACCGCAACTGATGTCGGAGGATAGTTTCGAGGGCGGCATCGATAGTGGAATGAtgctgcagctggagaagaaCCTGGTGGACATCGTCGATCCCGATGACAGTGGGATCAAGTTGGACTAG
- the LOC6738324 gene encoding 1-acyl-sn-glycerol-3-phosphate acyltransferase delta, translating to MSHLRGLGRLLIAVTFFTCGFFVNIGQLLLILLVRPFDKKLSRSLAYYLHYSFYCILVCVAEWYAGSKLRVYIDPQDEQKFFGKEHGLLLMNHTYEIDWLTAWMITDKLGNLGGTKAYAKKMLRYVPVLGWVWWMAEFIFLDRNFEKDKVVIKTQLKEVFSYPDPVWLLLNAEGTRFTPAKHELSVKFAEERGLPVLKHHLIPRTKGFTTSLPTMRGICPAIYDINLAFKKNAEPKPTMLSQLNGEPVEPYMYIRRVPLDVVPDGEKEAAAWMQDFFAEKDKIIDSFHETGSFFKNSGVKEVPEKIYKPRLSTLLNFLGWATFAVLCILHYLVTSLVAGNWFGFITVLSILGGFYSLMEYAVNASKISKASAYGAAAAKK from the exons ATGTCGCATCTACGGGGTTTGGGGCGACTGCTGATCGCCGTGACCTTCTTCACGTGCGGATTCTTCGTCAACATTGGCCAGCTCCTGCTGATTCTCCTCGTGAGACCCTTCGATAAGAAGTTATCCCGCAGTCTGGCCTACTATCTGCACTACTCCTTCTATTGCA TCCTTGTCTGCGTGGCGGAATGGTATGCGGGCAGCAAGCTGAGGGTGTACATCGATCCCCAGGACGAGCAGAAGTTCTTTGGCAAGGAGCACGGACTGCTCCTGATGAACCACACGTACGAGATCGACTGGCTGACCGCCTGGATGATCACCGACAAGCTGGGCAATCTGGGAGGCACCAAGGCGTATGCCAAGAAGATGCTGCGCTATGTTCCGGTTCTGGGATGGGTCTGGTGGATGGCCGAATTCATCTTCCTTGACCGCAACTTCGAGAAGGACAAGGTGGTGATCAAGACGCAGCTGAAGGAGGTCTTCTCCTATCCGGATCCCGTGTGGCTACTGCTCAACGCGGAGGGCACCCGTTTCACACCCGCCAAGCATGAGCTCTCCGTCAAGTTCGCCGAGGAGCGAGGTCTTCCCGTCCTCAAGCACCACCTCATTCCGCGCACTAAGGGATTCACGACCAGTCTGCCCACCATGCGTGGCATCTGTCCTGCCATCTACGACATCAATCTGGCCTTCAAGAAGAATGCCGAG CCTAAGCCCACCATGCTGTCCCAGTTGAACGGCGAGCCCGTGGAACCGTACATGTACATTCGCCGAGTGCCACTGGACGTGGTTCCCGATGGCGAGAAGGAGGCCGCCGCCTGGATGCAGGACTTCTTTGCGGAAAAGGACAAGATCATTGACAGCTTCCACGAGACCGGCAGCTTCTTCAAGAATTCCGGAGTCAAGGAGGTGCCCGAGAAGATCTACAAGCCCCGCCTGAGCACGTTGCTCAACTTCTTGGGCTGGGCCACCTTCGCCGTCTTGTGCATCCTGCACTACTTGGTCACCTCGCTGGTTGCCGGCAACTGGTTTGGCTTCATCACGGTTCTGTCCATTTTGGGAGGCT TCTATAGCCTCATGGAATACGCTGTGAATGCTTCGAAGATCAGCAAAGCCTCTGCGtatggagcagctgctgccaagAAATAG
- the LOC6738325 gene encoding 1-acyl-sn-glycerol-3-phosphate acyltransferase gamma, with protein MGSLEKLKQLRLIHLCIALTFFTSGLCINFIQLLMHVFIKPIDKRLFRKLMYYACYSLYSQLIFVSDWYAGSKMTVYMDKEDFEKHAGKEHVLLIMNHKYEIDWLNGWMICEKLGVLGNCKAYAKKAIRYVPIIGWGWWLAEFVFLNRNFDQDKTIITEQLKVVFSYPDPTWLLLNAEGTRFTPAKHEASVKFAQERGMTVLKHHLIPRTKGFTASLAPIRGLCPVIYDINLAYRPTDKTPATMLSLLHGKSVEPHLLMRRIPLEQVPEDEKEAAAWLQNLFVEKDKIIDSFLETGSFFKTSGIKEVPAYVNKRRLCSLVNFICWAVFSLSCIFYYVITSLLAANWTAFITALSVLGLFYWLMGQAINKTQISKASNYGSSKPVAK; from the exons ATGGGTTCCCTGGAGAAGCTGAAACAATTGAGACTGATACACCTGTGCATCGCGCTCACCTTCTTCACCAGCGGGCTGTGCATCAACTTTATCCAGCTGCTGATGCACGTCTTTATCAAGCCCATAGACAAGCGACTCTTCCGCAAGTTGATGTACTATGCCTGCTATTCGCTCTACTCCC AACTTATCTTCGTGTCCGATTGGTATGCCGGCAGCAAGATGACTGTCTACATGGACAAGGAGGACTTCGAGAAGCATGCCGGCAAGGAGCACGTCCTTCTGATCATGAACCACAAATACGAGATCGATTGGCTCAACGGCTGGATGATCTGCGAAAAGCTGGGCGTGCTGGGCAACTGCAAGGCCTATGCGAAGAAGGCAATCCGCTACGTGCCCATCATCGGCTGGGGCTGGTGGCTGGCCGAGTTCGTCTTCCTCAACCGCAACTTCGACCAGGACAAGACCATTATTACCGAGCAGCTCAAGGTGGTCTTCTCCTACCCCGATCCCACCTGGCTTTTGCTCAACGCCGAGGGCACTCGCTTCACTCCCGCCAAGCACGAGGCATCCGTAAAATTCGCCCAGGAGAGGGGCATGACGGTGCTGAAGCACCACTTGATCCCGCGCACCAAGGGATTCACCGCAAGTTTGGCACCCATCCGGGGTCTCTGTCCGGTCATCTACGACATTAATCTAGCGTACAGGCCCACAGATAAG ACCCCCGCCACAATGCTGAGCCTGCTGCATGGAAAGAGCGTGGAACCGCACCTGCTGATGCGGCGTATTCCACTGGAACAGGTTCCCGAGGACGAGAAGGAGGCAGCCGCCTGGCTGCAGAACCTGTTCGTGGAGAAGGACAAGATCATCGATAGCTTCCTGGAGACGGGCAGCTTCTTCAAGACATCCGGCATAAAGGAGGTGCCGGCCTATGTGAATAAACGCCGGCTGTGCTCACTCGTGAACTTTATCTGCTGGGCGGTATTCTCTCTGTCCTGCATTTTCTATTACGTGATCACTTCACTGCTGGCGGCCAACTGGACGGCCTTCATCACCGCCCTTTCCGTCCTGGGACTTT TTTACTGGCTCATGGGTCAGGCCATCAACAAGACGCAGATCAGCAAGGCATCTAATTATGGATCCTCCAAGCCGGTCGCAAAGTAA